The genomic interval TATGTCTAATGATGATCTTGTCTTTTCTTGTAGGGTTTACCTAATAACAAGTGGCGTATTACATTCATTAATAAGAACTATGAGCTGTGCGACACCTACCCTACTGTACTGACAGTACCCTTTAAAAGTAAAGAGGAGGACCTCAGAAGAGTTGCAGTGTTCAGATCAAGAGGACGCATACCGGTGAGCATAAGACCCACAGCCGTCTTGGAGCACATCGCTTTCATCTGACAATGAAGCCTCTGGGAGCAACGACGAAATTTTAGGTCCTCTGGTGTAGAGTAGATGTGAAACGGTGTGAACATTTTGTATCTTGATTATGATGACCaaaattattatgattatcaGTATTGTCAGTGTAATTGTAAAAATGtgcttaaaacattttattagaaataagataaaaaaagcACCATATAACACTATATCAAATGTGCAACATTAACATTGAAGGACGGCTTTAGTTTGCTTAAGTGTATTCAGAATAGAAGGAtaatgctgaagacagcaaATTACACAGCATTCTTTTCCTAAGTTCAGTTCTCCCTGACAGCAAAGTAGTCTTATCTGACTCAAGATTTGAGACGAATGAacttaaaaggatagttcacagaaaaatttaaattcactcattatctactcaccactatgccgatggagggtaGGGTGAAGTGTTGTGAGCAAATCCAATCCAATATAATTGAGgtaactggtgactccttcttcaaaaacttaacatgcctccatactgcttgtgtggtgtcatccaagtgtccgtgaGCCCCGACATTCGAATTTGGCTCGAAATGGCTGCATTTACACTGTGTATTAAGCCTTAAAGGCCGCTTCTGGAAGTAGCGATGCTGGTGGACCTAGCAATGCTAGCGCGTGCCCCCgagcgagagcttgtgtgcagtgtgtgcaaaTAGGAACTctgaggaggatatcagaggacatttaggtaaataaaaaaaataataattaaactgttTCAAGTCGAaattgaatgtcggggcttacggatacttggatgacaccagacgagcagtatgaaggcatgttatgtttttttctgttttttggcATTTGAAAAATGGATTAGCAGTTACTTCAATTGCATTGGATTTGACTGTCCCAAAgtgctttgtggactcaaacgcttcacccacccctccatcggttGAGTGGTGAgtaaatgagtgaattttcatttttctgtgaactttcGCTTTAAGACAAATAATGATGTTTCATAGTCACAGTCACATCCAACAGAATAAATTGGTTTTAAAAATCTACAGTACTATTGTCTGCAAAGAAACcatagaaaaaaatactttatttttctgtgcacTCATTTAATTCCAGCTCAGTGTGAGTCTGTACTGCATtcactgttgagtttctctctgctctgtgtgtgtggaggtaggagtgacacacacacagctgagcagaGGAGGCAGGTCAACAACTCGTTGCCTTAAATGCAGTTGTCGACCCCAAACACCTGAGAGTTAGGACAAAATATCAGCTTCTCTGCTGGTACTGGTCCCCCCTCCCTTTCCCTGATCCACCGACCCCTCTAAAGCACACTGACTTTGTTCGTTTCAACAATTTCAAAATCTGTAGCCCTGACACTGTCTTAAATGATAAGAGACAAACTGGTGCAGAAGTCAAATTGTTTGTAGCAGCAATCCTAATCTCTGACTGTTGCACTGAAAACCATTAAAAGTTATCTGACAGCGACACCATTCCCTACAGTAACGAGTCACATCTGCAAATGTTTCATCTGTCTTTGTGCCTCAGGTTCTATCATGGATCCACAGGGAGAACCAGGCAGTGATTGTCCGTTGCAGTCAGCCTCTGGTTGGCATGTCTGGTAAAAGGAACAAAGATGACGAGCGCTATCTGGACCTGATCAGGGAGGCAAACGACACTGCCAAGCTCACTATATATGACGCCAGGCCTAACGTCAACGCTGTGGCCAACAAGGTGTGAAGGGAAAGGGAGTGCTGTCAGGGGTCAGGGCTGGTTTGACGGACGCAGGAGGGTGTATAGCAGGTTACCATCTCATGAGCATTACCTGTCAGCATCAGTCAATCTGAAATAGTAGAAAGCACCACATGATGTCAGCTCTGTAATGTCACTATGAAATGTTAACCCTTGAGGAAGCTTCTACTTTAAGCATgcatcatatttcatatttctgatGAGATGGTTTCCTTTTCGAAAAGGTTACAATCAGGGCTGTGATTCAGGATAATTTCCATTATCGATTAATCGGCGTAAAATCCTATCAATCAGTCAGGTGAGAGAAAATCATCAAATTATCATATTAGAGATGCTGAAGACAAAGTATGGGTACAATGTACCGAAACAAATTTATATGCCTCTGCGCCATCGACAGCCAATGTTTTTGGTTTGTCTATCAGTCCGTCCTTCCCATTATCCTGAATGTGATATCACAAGAATGCTTTGACTTTAAATCTGGTACAAATATTTACTTGCACTAAAGGATGAACTATGTGGATTTTGGTGGTCGGAGGtctcaaggtcaaggtcacagtgaccttacatccctgtgaatgtgatatattaggACTGCCCATAGGAAATGTAATTATATAGTACAATTCACTTAGACTCAatgataaactgattagatttttgGCCTTTTTGAATGTGACAGCTCAACactgcttgagggaatttcatAAAACTTTTGATCAGCTGGCAGTTGTGatcagtttatttttcagtggTCAAAGTGACCtaatatgaatctggaaaagaaagtatgtagaaatatgtacacgAAAAGTGCACTGGTTGGGGGAGGTatacaaccgcagtgcggtAATTTTAGTTCCCTCGTTTTCCACATTCAAAGGCCAACAAGAAAAGGAGGAATGTCGTTTGAGcaactgtaataaaaaaaaattgtaatgcCATTGTTTTCGCTACAGGCAGTTAGGGCTGGGTATTGCCTACAACCTCACGATACGATACGTATCACGATACAGAGGCCAAGATACGATACGTATCACGATACACGTTGCTTTTGAATAATGACCATGTCCTGCACAGAATTTACTACAACAGCTGTTCTTTATTATTCCATATAACAACAAAGGCAAAGCCTTAAGGACCGCACTActcaaaacacttaaaattctGGCCATCAAAGatcttaaaagtaaaataaaataattatctttCTAATcccgattaaaaaaaaaagtcgatGCACAAAAAGGATCTGTCGCTCACGTATCTCTTCCCAAGATCCCCGGATAcggtgtttttaatgtccctcgTAAGTGCCGAGTCTGTTGCTTGGACATGAGCGCAGTTCGACAGCTGGGCATGCAGCGGTGCTATAACAGACAGCGTAGGGGTCTTTTCTTCTGACATTACGAGTGTTGCAACTTTTAGCGGCTTCAGGGCTTTAGCCTCATCTTCAGCACAGGCCAGGTCCGCTTCAGTTAAGGTCCACAACTCCTTGGCATTCTTCCACACCTCAGAGGAGAGTAATGCTGTGCAAATTGCGGGCTGCTGCTCTAAGAAGCGCTCCAACATATCACAGGCGCTGTTCCATCTCGTAGCTGCATCTGTCATGAGCTTGTGCTCGGGGAGATTAAGTAgcttctgcttttcattcaggGAATGGCTTGCAATTGTGCTTTTCCTAAAAAAAGTGTCGCGGCTGGCACCGATGTTTGCTGGGTGGGAAGGCCCATAGGTGCTGCTTGCAGCGCTAGTTATATTTGGGTTTGATGCAAGTCTCCCCATCTTgcgtgccgaagtgtcctttggcaagatagTGAActaaattgcccctgactgGCTGTTCCATCAGTGTGTGATCATTGTGTGATAGAGAAaatgcacatagatgcactttatgaatgtgtgtgtgaatggcaaaactgtaatgtaaagcactttgagtggtcatcaagactagaaaagtcctttataaatacagaccatttttaacatttgtttttggaaTTCACAGGCCACTGGAGGAGGCTATGAGGGTGATGAGTACCAAAACGCAGAGCTCATCTTCTTAGACATCCAGAATATCCATGTCATGAGGGAATCCCTGAAGAAACTCAAAGACATTGTCTACCCAAATGTTGAGGAATCACATTGGCTATCCAGTCTAGAGTCTACACACTGGCTAGAACATGTTAAGGTAAGAAAGAGTTTGTATACgcataaaaacagttttaccTTTATGGGTTTGAATTGCGCATTTTCAAAAAGTGTAAATGCTTGTCTAAATTCAGTCTGTTTGTGTAGCTGGTGTTGTCAGGAGCCATCCAAGTAGCAGACAAGGTTTCCAGTGGAAACTCAGTGGTGGTTCACTGTAGTGATGGCTGGGATAGAACTGCCCAGCTCACCTCGTTGGCCATGCTGATGCTGGACAGTCACTACCGCACACTCAGAGGATTTCAGGTCAGTGGCTGAAGAGACTAGACTATAAAAGGAAACAACTCAAACATATAAGGAAAGCTAAATTCACACCCGTTGTGAGCAAATCTTTAGTGCACCTTTGCAGTGGTCTTACTGCGCTTAAACTTTAGTGAAACTAATGGACAGAGTTAAATTACAATCAACGTGGtacaattaacatttttatgatgttttagGTGCTGATTGAGAAGGAATGGATCAGCTTTGGGCACAAATTCGCCTCAGtaagtcattttctttttttggggggggggggtgtgcaAGCTGTGAAGGGGGGACAGATAGAGATTTGGGGAATACATGCAGCACGGCCGCTATGGTTAAGGCATAGCCTCGATGGGGCGGCATCTCTACCAGGTGAGTTATACGCCGCCCCCAGTAAGTAACAGTTATACGACTAATCTCCAGAACTATCTACTTCAGCTTTGTGTCTTTCTATTAAcatccgtgtgtgtgcgtgtgcgtgtgtgtgtgtgtagaggacAGGTCACGGTGACAAGAACCATGCAGATCAGGACAGATCGCCCATCTTTGTTCAGTTCATTGACTGTGTATGGCAGATGACTAAACAGGTACAGTATGTTTGAATCATCAAGCTGAACTGATAGTAAAATATTATACCATAGACTTTCAAATCACTTGAGTGAGTAGGTGTTGGGTGCACAGACTGTGCAGAAtgtacagcagcagctcaataTGCAGTATTGCTGTTGAAGTGGAAAGTAGATCAGAGGGTGGTGTGATTTAATCCTCTTGGTCAGTCACATTCATAGGACAAAGCAAAATTTGACCCAAGGTTCACGTCTTTGTTACATCGTTTACATCGCTCCGGTTAGTTTTGGCTTCACATAATTATTTAGGGAGTGCGCTAAAGAATTTTGTATAACATGCGTACGTCCTGTTGTCATCAGCTATGTGATCTGTTTCTACCTATACTcgacattgattggtttgcaGACGGGCATGTCTGACGTTGGTGTATTGACATTTCTATGGGTTGTAGTTTTTtcgtttgaatggagaaaatgtattagttattttttcagtttagttaACACTGTAATGTCATGTTATTTCTACCAGCATCCGGAACAGTATTTGACTCTTGTTCGaattagggctgcaactaacgactATTCTGATTTAATCTGTTGATTATTGAAACGATTAGTCGACTAATCGGattatgaatcacacaaatACTCTCTTATTTAGCCATCAGCTTTAAAATTTAGCTTGAGGTTGTTTTATTGACATAAAGATCAATActtcattaaaaaatgtcttttaatagACTTTGCTGCTTATTAGGCTACtattgatacaaaaataaaaaaaagtatcaagtttttatccatttaaaaCCAAGGACAGAAAGTGCTTATGTAAAAAATTCATTAATATTCAAGTATCCTTTTATTCTGTAAACCAAGAACAGGTAAAGTGCtcatataaaaaatatattaaaattcaattatctattttttctgtgaactaagaACAGGTAAAGTgctgatataaaaaatatattaaaattcaattatctattttttctgtgaactaagaACAGGTAAAGTGCTGATATAAGCATCTCCACTTGGTCTCGTGTGGGGCTTGCTCTCTTCTGAGAGCAGATATTCCCTGCTGCAAGGAAGATTCACTCTGATGGGGTGGATGTTGCTTGCTGCGGAGTACATATCTGCGTCTTTTGCAGAAAGCAATCCATTGTACCTTTACTCTTCTTCGGACTgcataaatgtgatttaaaaaagacgTTTCTCAAAGAGAAGGATAACATTACGCTTTTAAACTCTATGGTAAGCAACGTCCGCCttacaaatattgcaggtaGTTTGGTTTCTTGCTATGTTGAGGGTGAAATGCTCATATACTTTGGACTTTCTGGTACACACACtgcaaaagaaaagtttgaaggTCTTTTAACTGGTTAACTCTCCGTTCAGTTTCCTACAGCCTTTGAGTTTAATGAGCGGCTTCTGCTGACAATCCTGGATCATCTCTACAGCTGTCGTTTTGGGACTTTCCTCTACAACTGTGAGAGTGCACGAGACCAGCATGTAAGACCACAAGGACATGTAAAACTGCCTGCTCTAAGTTACCCTACAACATGCATTGCACTGTTTTGAAACTGTAACAAACTCTCATACTCTTTCTGTGGGGCAGGAGGTGAGGTCAAAGACAGTGTCTCTGTGGTCTCTGGTCAACAGCAAGTGGGACATTTATTTAAACCCCTTCTACACCCCTGAGTCTGGCAGGGTCCTCTACCCCGTTGCCAGCATGCGTCACCTAGAGCTGTGGGTAACATACTACATCCGCTGGAACCCACGCATACGACAACAGGTAATATAATAAGAGCAGCAATAATTATTTACAACTCGAAGTGAGCTTTGAGTGCTCATACGtccaccaaggctaatgccctTTCTTGCCATgataaagaaactgaaaaatagtTAGAGTAATCCAgttgacagacaaacaacagcaatgaaaacataactgcCTTGATAAACTATATTTATGCCACTTTTCAAGAGTACCTCACAAAAAACCACATAGTACAAGTAAATATAATCCATAAATATAATGACTTATAGTAACAACAATTACTAACAGTTTATTCTAAGCCATACAATTAGTAAGTGAATCTACAGAAATTTAAAGGAGATCTCCTGACAGGGAGTTCCACGGCTGAGGGGCCAGAAAAGCAGAGGCCTGATCACCTTTAGTGACAAGTTGAGATTTTGGAACCAATGGGGCCCCTGCTCAAACTCAGGCAGCAAAAGGGGATTGGCAATGATTCAAAGAATGGCAGCAATATTTTGTAGTGGCTGTTGGatgttttcataaataaatatcgTGCATTGCAACAGTCTGGGGTAGATAGAAGTATGGATGACCTTATCTAAGAAGAAAGGAATGACCTGATCTGGGTTAGCTGTCTATACTTGGCAAAATATCCCTGCATAACTTTGAGTGTCAGAACATAATTTAGAGGTTTCTGGTCTCTTACTAATCATTATTTGCTAAGGCCCTCAGACTAGAGAAGATATTGTTGATGTTGCTTGTACTGAGGCCAGGCCAGATATCATTACAATCACTTCTGATTCTCGAGTCAAAGAAATTTTAGGACATCCCATATTTCAATTCACGGAGGCATGATATGGTACAAAAAATGTCAGTGGTACTGGGCTTGAACAGGCTCCACAAGGGGTTGTCATTTGTGTAGCAGCGGAATCAGTGTCAGGTCAGTCCATGATTTTCTCCAAGGGCATAGGCAATAGGTGGGGTCCAAAATAGACCCCTGTAACACCCACCAACGTAATACAGCCcacaaatataatacaaatgggcagtttttaatgtaataatcCCACAAACGTAATAATGTAATAGCTATTACCTTTGCAGGGATTTGTTACGTTTGCGGGAAGGTGAAAATCTTGAGCTTTCAATATTGGTGTCAAAGCAGTAGAGCACTAAGTAAGTTATTAATAACTTACAGAAACATTGCGTGCAATATAGGCTCTGCATCAACAAGTctaccttctctctctctctctctctctctctctctctctctctctctctctctctctctctctctcttccttgtCAGTTCACAGAATTGTTTTGAGGCACGTAAATCGATCTCCTTTGAATCGATTTTAAAACGCCTCTTGTAATGAGGatttctctgcagcaggttCATCTGTGTTTCAGTAGTGTACCTCTTCAGCACCCCAGACAGCAATCAGATAGGGTGATGGCCAAGACCCTTACAGGCTGAAAAAGTGTCTTTTCTCACTCTCTTAAGAACATTTAGTCCAAGTTCGGGTAGTTTGGGTGCGGGTCTTAAAAACCCCTGCGCATCACTGCTTTTGACATAGCCTATTCTTTTATATGTTCTTGACTCTTTAGATTGATTAACGTTACATTTAAGATCTACTAaaccagtggtcaccaaccttttcgagcccaaattcactttttaattccaaacgtaagcctAGATCTACCACCccgatatcttccaaaaaaaacacttataaATATAGACAAAGAAAGGCACTTCTGAAAATGTATCTAtttaatgcacaatattcacattaatatcaattcatatttacagcatcttttcaatgcacaatatttagcttctcagttcaacaatatgttctgcacaGGTTCTGCTACACAATAAAACCCCTTTTTATGAAACAAAAgaatacagaaagtgttgcaaacatttgtttgtgtcagaaattcatcagataaacataaaaactcaggtgaaagataattttctatGTTTATTCTGCAGTGAACCACAAGgtttatctgtctatgtcaCAAACGTATATTTCCgacacttcccgaacccgtttcaaagcAAACCGTCAACAGTAGCAATTTAAACCAGAGGTAGGCAACCACACAGCTCCAGAGCTGCATGCGGCTCTTTAGCCTCTCTGGGGTGGCTCCCTGTGGTGAATagtaaactgaaaataaagattatatGGAAATGTAACCAGTTTTGTTTATTGTAGTTCTATGATTAAATGCAACAAAATATGAAAGTTCAgctcaaatatgtttttttgatagagaggttgccgacccctggtctAAACTCAGTGGTCAAAGTTGATCAATATAAGACCATTGACTTGATTGACCACTTAGATTTAGACTTAAATTTATACCATATcatatttgcgttctcacagATTGAAGATGAATATCCACATAACATTACTTCTACTGTCCACACACCTACGGCCAATGGATAATGGGACCTATAGTGTTATACTGAAGGTACTCAAGGGGGAATCTGATGTCCCTGTTGAAGACAGCACAAAAAGTCAACGGTCAGTATGCAGAAACAGGGACTGGTATTCCTTAAGTTATGACAGAGAGTCCATTTTGTGCAACAGGAAGGTTTTTGTAAAGAAGTCTGATATCCTGGAACTTGCTAAGAGAGGAATTGATGCCACTAAAGATTCGGATGCACGGAAAGTAAAGGCTGGAAAAGAAGTACTCTGGGTTGAGTGAGAAGGCTGTTCAACGAGCATTTGAAACCAGGGAAATATTGAGAGAATGCACAGGGCATTAAGAAAAAAGATACTCTATGATCTTATAAATGTAGAGAAGCGAGGGGTGAACTGAGTCAGTCATTTACCCAAATATGCTCAAGTCCTTAATGAAGATCCCAAAAAACAGCTGGGTTGGATGACACCATTCCATGTTTATAATGGCCGTAAAAAAGCATCAAAATACTGCTGGCTCAAAGCACCCGTCCATCCCGCGAACTCGTGACGAAAAATGTAGACACACTGCTTCCTTCAAGAAAACAAAGGGAttcatttgaaaaagagaaacagagtgagaagAAGACCAAAAATGGAACTAAGCGTTATAATGAAGAAATGGATCGCAAAGCAAGTACTGCAaatcctccatccatctataaTGCCAATGATGAGGTTTTAGTTAGGATTAGGTGCAAGACCCACAGACTGACAAAGAAACATGCTGTTCGGAATGGAGTCATTGTAAAGAGGAATCTGAGACGAGGATGAAGGTACAAGGTTAAGTTTTCACCTCTTGGTAGAACAGATTTTAGGCTCAAGTGGCTCAGTCAAAGACATCTGTCGTGTCAccagagatgaagaggaaagacgtcaaaacaaagaaacttcTGCATCCCTTATACGAAGGAGGACCAGTTAGTCATTTATCTATTCCAGTTTCTCCATACAACTGGATCCACAGCCCAATGGTGATTTCCAGTTTGCAGCACTTGCTGACcagttgatgaactttgagaTATTTAAGCTACATCCCTTAGTCGAGAAATTGTCATGGATTTACAGTCAAATCCTCAAACAACACATGAAACCAGTGGCAGCCTCTTAACACGGGGTGCTGGGGCGCGACCCCCTCCAACatgctttgtggagggccttcttataaactttaacactatttttccaggctaggagattttcaacacggttgttggagcgccacttcctttctagttttcttgacgctagttttaattcatgtgtgttggaattataccacggacctaatttactatgttttacacgtttcttttttcgaggcgctattgagtctaatgttaatcgtaatgactttacagagctatggacgagatggtcaatctcagtggagctagggtttttgAAGAATTCgttggttatatcgacggataatacgggtttaaatgtaattggaattatttccttaaatttagctacagcactatcaggtagacatctagaaaagtAGTAACAAGGGCACTAGCacaacacaaaactagagaagaatcagtcagggAGGATAAGAAGAGAGCAATTGgctgtggccaccacatgtaaaaccattcccttttggggggttgtcttgctttaACCTCaccattgcacctgttgtcacgTTCAATTGCAGCAAAGGTGGTGAAAtaattcacaatcacttgtgcttcctaaatggacagattgatatccctgaagtttaactgacttggtgttaaactgtgacgattaagtgttcccttaagtgtatataaaatacatttctttgaataataatgtgttaatgtgtgttaaaaTTCAATAATCCTAAAAATATATGATATACGTTTTACAGCAGGACACAACATTTCTCCTACCTTACGGAACAGTCCATTCTCAGTGTATGTGCACTGGAGGCTTTGAGTTTCCTCTAAGTTGAATATTGGACCACGACTGGCTCCCTAACtatttgtgatgtcacaaatcCTCACAGCAGAGGAATGTGAAAGCAGCATTTGAGTGTCAGACTCTACACATATATTATTTGCTCAGTTGAAGCTCAAACATTAAACGTCAGcaacaagaagaaaatgttcttctttttgcttatgcaaataaaaaaaatgtattaaaaggAGATAGATTGACGTGCCACAAAACAATTCTGTGAACTAACAAGAAATGTTACAGCTGCCTgtttgagggagagagagataatgaCAGAGAAAGTAGAAGAGAAGGATGACTTGCTAATGCACAGCCTATATTGAGCGCAATGTTTCTGTAAGTTATTTATAACTTACTCAGACCG from Hippoglossus stenolepis isolate QCI-W04-F060 chromosome 23, HSTE1.2, whole genome shotgun sequence carries:
- the mtm1 gene encoding myotubularin, with product MAAPISVYNSNALDTHISSTSRESLKMELLADVCLLPGEDRIIDKDIIYICPFRGAVKGKVLITNYRLHFKSSDTDVVVTMDVPLGAISRVEKMGGASSRGENSYGLDITCKDMRNLRFALKQEGHSRRDIFELLFRHAFPLSHCLHVFAYVTQEKYEENGWNVYKPIEEFRRQGLPNNKWRITFINKNYELCDTYPTVLTVPFKSKEEDLRRVAVFRSRGRIPVLSWIHRENQAVIVRCSQPLVGMSGKRNKDDERYLDLIREANDTAKLTIYDARPNVNAVANKATGGGYEGDEYQNAELIFLDIQNIHVMRESLKKLKDIVYPNVEESHWLSSLESTHWLEHVKLVLSGAIQVADKVSSGNSVVVHCSDGWDRTAQLTSLAMLMLDSHYRTLRGFQVLIEKEWISFGHKFASRTGHGDKNHADQDRSPIFVQFIDCVWQMTKQFPTAFEFNERLLLTILDHLYSCRFGTFLYNCESARDQHEVRSKTVSLWSLVNSKWDIYLNPFYTPESGRVLYPVASMRHLELWVTYYIRWNPRIRQQHQSPVEQRYKELLSLRDEYLKKLEELQLSDTSPSSHLANSSTPNTSSTSSTPSQQYTHLQTPF